CAGGAGAAGGCCACTTACTGTTCTTTATGTGGAGAGTGATGCAGCTGCTGCCAGCCGGGGTGAGGCAGATGTCAGATCCCAGAAGGCACCCTAACTCCTTGGTCTCCAAGAGGCATCGGTAGCAGTGCAGGTATTTGGGGAATGGAAGTGGTTGAGGGGGTTCCCAATTGACAGGAACAAACTTACCTAGAACACAGAGAAGTGCTGACCCCACTCACAACCCATTCTACCTCACACCCCACCACTGCCTGATTCCAGGCCACTCAACCCCactgctccctcccttcctgtctcagAAAACCATCAAAGCCCCAATTCTCTGCTTCCTTCCCCAACTGCATACACATACATCCCCCTTTTCCTCTGGTCCTAAGGCCAGATCACATGTTAACAAGTCCGCAGACCCAGCAGAGCACTTGGTGTGAGGCAGAGGAAAGTGCTAAACCAACACTTTGAATCCTGTGTCTCTATGGCTGGTGCTTTGCAGCCAAGTGGGGAGCCCAGCAGGCTAGTCTCAGTCTTGTTCTATCCTGTGGATTCTGGTTTTCTCATCCAGCACGCTCCCTGACCCTCCATATTCTATGTTGCCCTCAGATCCAGAGAGGATTCCTTCAGTATCTCTATTCAGGTCACTGCTGTGAAGTGAGACAGCCCTGGGGTGGTCACTAGAAATCTCCttcagaggctgggtgcggtggctcacgcctgtaatcccagcactttgggaggccaaggcaggcagatacctgaggtcaggagttcgagagcagcctggccaacatggtgaaactccgtctctactaaaactacaaaaattagctgggcgtggtggctcatgcctgtaatcccagttattcaggaggctgaggcatgagaatcacttgaacccgggaggtggaggtcacagtgagctgagatctcgccactgcactccggcctgggagacagagcgagactccatctccaaaaaaataataataataaatttaaaaaaatcttcagattGCACATCAGTCCATGAGCAGGCATTCCCTACCAAACCCATCCATCCCATCTCTCCTCCTGCATGGGTTTACCTGAGCATCCTGGACAGATGTACCCAGATGCTTGGTGTCTGTGGGTTTCTCCATCCAGGCCAGGAGACCCTTCTGAACCCTTGGAGAGCTCATCATGACCAGCACTATTAAGAGGACCGTGTACAGGGCTTGGGGGCTGCTGTGGAAGCACGGCGGACCCAGACTCTGGCTCCTTGCAAGGCCTGCCATAAAACGCATGACTGCCTGCTGGCCTCCAGTTTGGGCTTATATTGGTGGACGAGAGGTTGgccaagaggaaggagagaggcaaCACCAGCTCAGGGTGGAAATCAGTGCCAGACTAGCCAGAGGGGCAGAATGTTCTCACCCACAGCCACTCTGGGGTATAACATCCTGCTTGAGGGCAAGGGGACCAGCAATAGGGGAATGAGAAAAGGAACTTTCTTTCCTATTAATTGGACAGATGTTTATTGAATCACTGCATCAGGTGTTGGGGATACAACCCTGCACAACGTTTCCACCCTCACAGGGCACAGTCTAGTAGGGGAGACAAGTCAACTAGCAATGATGTGGGGAGGGCAGAGTGCTGCCAGGAGCACCTCGACAGTTGAAACACAACCAGAGGGATTTCGGCAGAGGAGTAACTTGATCggatttctgtttataaaagactgccggccgggcgcggtggctcacgcttgtaatcccagcacttcgggaggccgaggcgggcggatcacgaggtcaggagatcgagaccacggtgaaaccccgtctctactaaaaatacaaaaaattagccgggcgtggtggcgggcgcctgtagtcccagctactcggagaggctgaggcaggagaatggcgtgaacccgggaggcggagcttgcagtgacccgagattgcgccactgcactccagcctgggcgacagagcgagactccgtctcaaaaaaaaaaaagattgccatGGCTGCACACTGCATTTGGGTCAAGAGTGGAGGCCGCCGGGAAGTAGGACGCTATTCCCGAGTCCGGTCACAAGATGGCGGACTGGTCCGGCAGAAGACGGGCAGGGACGGGGAAGCGGGGCTAATGAACCTGAGATACAGTTAGAAGACTGGACAGATTTGCTGTTGGACTGAACGAGGGGTGAGGGAACAGGGGTAGGCTTGCACAAGGAAGTGGTACCATTTTCCAAGATAGGAAACATGtggtctgtctcaaaaaaaaaaaaaaaagctaataggGGGTGCCCAGTCCCACTTCTCATACCCTGGGGACACTTGTCAGACATCCCAAAACAAGGACACCTGGATCCTAAGCGATACGTACTCAGCTCAGCGTCCCCTTGGGGTTCCAGGAACCCAGCGCCTTCCCCCACCTCATCCTTTTTCCTGCCCCGCCTGTGCTCAGCTGCAGCTCAGTGGGCCTGATCTCCGGCGCCCACAGAATCTGGGCTGGGCGTCCGCTCTCCGCGCCTGACCGCACCTCAGAACTCCGGTAGGACGCGGGGGTGGCCTCCTGCTCAAGCTCTGTTCCCTGGGGAAGAAACCTGGGAAGTGCGAACCGCGCGTCGGAACCCAAGCGTCTGGCCCCAGCGGACATCCGGAGCCCGAGGCGGCTCCCCAGGAAGGCGACGCCATAGCGCCGCTCTCCCTCCCAGGCGAATTCTGGAGACCGCGGCCCCAGGCGTTTCACCCATTTTCTCCGCTGGGGACCTGCTGGGCTCCCCAGCCTCGCCTAGTCGGTCCCCACCCCACCAGCTCAGTCTTGACTCAGAAACTCAGGGTTTTTACTTTTAGGATTGTTGGGCTGTGGGTTAGGGGCGCAGGGGGTCCTCAGCGTCCAGGAAC
The sequence above is drawn from the Nomascus leucogenys isolate Asia chromosome 22a, Asia_NLE_v1, whole genome shotgun sequence genome and encodes:
- the LY6G5C gene encoding lymphocyte antigen 6 complex locus protein G5c produces the protein MRFMAGLARSQSLGPPCFHSSPQALYTVLLIVLVMMTLLCVLGKFVPVNWEPPQPLPFPKYLHCYRCLLETKELGCLLGSDICLTPAGSSCITLHIKNSSGSDVMVSDCRSKEQMSDCSNTQTSPVSGFWIFSQCCFLDFCNDTQNRGHYTP